From Bombus huntii isolate Logan2020A chromosome 4, iyBomHunt1.1, whole genome shotgun sequence, one genomic window encodes:
- the LOC126865231 gene encoding histone-lysine N-methyltransferase EHMT1 isoform X3, which produces MSEDKSKEDATMEGCQEGGEEDDMAAERVEDKVSIQQILEGMTNEFNKNVSPVKSTEINRSEKSDHKEIEKPVMPLDEMPPDEKEIAGTKDEEDVPMKQNAAESTLTDENHKEDENTGKQETLKKDNGIPRIVLTFRTIDENTDHGKKTKISSCSSNLTLVPDELANCDQIGGVSVKIENSDENSDTVEKSDSDEGRTEEPVKQSKNREPEGNIEESKSPKEDTSVITENKNTVLNEKTKTDEPDTSTEPVEKVDQADSTVPVTRKRRTGRPRLRALSDHTEEPPGPKRSARRLCKETLKSTVLESAMARKEKSNYTEENLQFKKQRKYNKPGRPKKVIQGKDQNKQLQAKPPDIRQEIESSISDGNITISEVNSTLEYSRNSTISENIVNETVLDESQNFSSDFDGMPKLSPMIKSSDSQAKLGNSIGNSTNDDISLADIEKPFLKPAAGRPKRERGRPRGSQAARKIAKVDSFEDGSVSIAETGKNNDYPEEGIVPAKRTRRSMVPSPSPAEGQAAKPESTAIISETYGQSMLCLCQVRSQLYVTITGSGAPLYCTAIDSIDNRLVGCCNEVDSNDVAMRRPSTRVPFIILCRMHKERLLRHNCCPSCGLFCSQGRFVQCINGHQYHRECEIYPNKKGVCPHCGNETTAYDVMVTMSGLRKPVFIPTRKKFSKLPSAKMSLPGKGDNTKLAERPPSPLIQADIIKIPEPSVNTERPERYTIMSLYTSVKNGDLEKLVNVLACGYNANHTFRDYAHRTGLHIAADKGHLSCVHVLVQAGAQLDVMDRNQLTPLMLAASKGKADVVKYLIRIGADVTLKGEDGMTALHMAAKSGHLEVCRIILTECKAPRTLVDSVDDGGWTSLIWACEFCHTDVARFLLDKKCDPLIRDAEQNIALHWSAFSGSSEITEMLLNEGCDVNAVNVHGDTPLHIAARQDQYAVSVLLLARGAKIGEVNAAGETAVNCCTNDGDTMSALRLNAKVNELSEHMWEKTIKILTNDISRGKEANPIQCVNGYDSEDKPTDFLYVTENCFTSNINVDRTITSLQSCRCEDNCSSEKCLCGNISLRCWYDEEGKLIPEFNYAGVLLFI; this is translated from the exons ATGTCGGAGGATAAAAGCAAGGAAGATGCCACGATGGAGGGTTGTCAAGAAGGGGGCGAAGAGGATGATATGGCTGCCGAGAGGGTCGAAGATAAGGTCAGTATCCAACAGATCCTCGAGGGTATGACGAATGAATTTAACAAAAATGTGAGTCCCGTAAAAAGTACAGAAATTAACCGATCAGAGAAGTCAGATCACAAGGAGATCGAAAAACCGGTGATGCCTCTTGACGAAATGCCACCAGATGAGAAAGAAATTGCTGGAACAAAGGATGAAGAAGATGTTCCAATGAAACAGAATGCCGCGGAATCAACGTTGACGGATGAAAATCataaagaagatgaaaatactGGGAAACAGGAAACTTTGAAGAAGGATAACGGAATTCCGCGTATTGTCCTTACATTCAGGACAATTGACGAAAATACTGATCACGGTAAAAAAACCAAGATATCAAGTTGCTCTTCCAACCTTACTTTAGTTCCTGATGAATTAGCAAATTGTGATCAAATTGGTGGTGTTTCTGTCAAGATTGAAAATTCAGATGAAAATTCTGACACTGTTGAAAAATCAGATTCAGATGAAGGTAGAACGGAAGAACCGGTCAAACAATCTAAAAACAGAGAACCAGAAGGAAATATAGAGGAATCAAAATCACCAAAGGAAGATACCAGTGTaataacagaaaataaaaatactgtTCTTAATGAAAAAACAAAGACTGATGAACCAGATACTTCAACAGAACCTGTAGAAAAAGTGGATCAAGCAGACAGTACAGTCCCAGTTACTAGGAAAAGAAGAACAGGACGACCTAGATTAAGAGCACTTAG TGATCATACTGAAGAACCTCCAGGTCCTAAACGTTCAGCTCGACGATTATGTAAAGAAACATTGAAGAGTACTGTGCTAGAAAGTGCAATggcaagaaaagaaaaatctaattatacagaagaaaatttacaatttaaaaaacaaaggaaatatAACAAACCAGGGAGACCTAAGAAGGTGATACAGGGGAAAGATCAAAATAAACAGTTGCAAGCTAAACCGCCTGACATACGTCAGGAAATAGAGTCTTCTATTTCAGATGGAAATATCACTATTTCTGAGGTAAACTCAACGTTAGAATATTCTAGAAATTCTACCATATcagaaaatattgtaaatgaAACAGTGCTGGATGAGTCACAAAATTTTTCATCCGACTTTGATGGTATGCCGAAATTGTCTCCTATGATAAAAAGCTCAGACTCACAAGCAAAGCTAGGGAACTCAATTGGCAATTCCACAAATGATGACATATCTTTAGCAGATATTGAAAAGCCATTTTTAAAGCCAGCTGCTGGTAGGCCCAAACGAGAAAGGGGAAGGCCTAGAGGAAGTCAAGCTGCGAGGAAAATAGCTAAAGTAGATTCATTTGAag ATGGATCTGTATCAATTGCAGAAACAGGCAAAAACAACGATTATCCCGAAg AAGGCATAGTACCTGCTAAAAGAACAAGGAGAAGTATGGTTCCAAGTCCAAGTCCTGCAGAGGGACAAGCTGCGAAGCCAGAATCAACAGCGATTATAAGTGAA ACATATGGTCAATCAATGTTATGTTTATGTCAAGTAAGGTCTCAACTATATGTGACAATCACTGGTTCTGGGGCACCATTATATTGTACTGCGATAGATTCGATCGATAATAGATTGGTAGGTTGTTGTAATGAAGTTGATAGCAATGATGTAGCAATGAGAAGGCCGAGTACACGTGTtccttttatcattttatgtCGAATGCACAAAGAAAGACTTTTAAGACATAATTGTTGTCCTTCTTGTGGGCTGTTTTGTTCACAAGGAAGGTTTGTACAATGTATTAATGGTCATCAATATCATCGTGAATGTGAAATTTATCCAAATAAAAAGGGTGTTTGTCCTCATTGTGGAAATGAAACTACAGCATATGATGTAATGGTGACCATGAGTGGCTTAAGAAAACCTGTATTCATTCCGACCCGAAAGAAGTTCTCAAAACTGCCTTCTGCAAAAATGAGTTTACCAGGGAAAGGTGATAACACAAAGTTGGCAGAGCGTCCTCCTAGTCCTCTAATTCAAGCAGATATTATTAAGATACCTGAGCCATCTGTTAATACCGAGAGGCCGGAACGTTATACTATCATGAGCCTTTACACATCTGTAAAGAATGGAGATTTGGAAAAACTGGTTAACGTTTTAG CGTGTGGATACAATGCAAATCATACATTCCGGGATTATGCTCATCGGACTGGTCTTCACATAGCCGCGGATAAAGGTCACTTGTCTTGTGTACATGTTTTGGTACAAGCTGGCGCTCAATTAGACGTGATGGATAGAAATCAGTTGACACCTTTGATGTTAGCCGCTAGTAAGGGTAAAGCTGATGTGGTAAAATACTTAATAAGGATAGGTGCTGATGTTACATTGAAAGGAGAAGATGGTATGACTGCTTTACACATGGCTGCTAAATCTGGTCATTTAGAAGtgtgtagaataattttgACAGAATGCAAAGCACCAAGAACATTAGTag ATTCAGTGGATGATGGTGGATGGACTAGTTTAATTTGGGCTTGTGAGTTTTGTCATACCGATGTCGCGCGATTTTTGTTGGATAAGAAGTGCGATCCTTTAATTCGAGATGCAGAACAAAACATAGCGTTACATTGGAGTGCTTTTAGCGGAAGTTCAGAAATTACAGAAATGCTACTTAACGAAGGGTGTGACGTGAACGCTGTCAACGTTCATGGGGACACACCTTT GCATATAGCTGCAAGGCAAGATCAGTATGCAGTTAGTGTTCTTTTATTAGCTCGTGGTGCTAAAATAGGAGAAGTTAATGCTGCAGGGGAAACTGCAGTAAATTGTTGTACAAATGATGGTGATACTATGTCTGCTTTAAGATTAAATGCCAAAGTCAATGAACTTTCTGAACACATGTGGGaaaaaacaatcaaaatattaacTAA tgATATTTCACGTGGTAAAGAAGCGAATCCGATACAATGTGTCAATGGATACGATTCCGAAGATAAGCCAACAGATTTTCTTTACGTGACTGAAAATTGCTTTACCAGCAATATAAATGTTGATCGTACGATAACGTCCTTACAATCTTGTCGATGCGAAGATAATTGTAGTTCAGAGAAGTGTTTATGTGGGAATATAAGTTTAAGATGTTGGTACGATGAGGAAGGAAAATTGATTCCTGAATTTAATTATGCAG gtgttttattatttatctag
- the LOC126865231 gene encoding histone-lysine N-methyltransferase EHMT2 isoform X1, producing MSEDKSKEDATMEGCQEGGEEDDMAAERVEDKVSIQQILEGMTNEFNKNVSPVKSTEINRSEKSDHKEIEKPVMPLDEMPPDEKEIAGTKDEEDVPMKQNAAESTLTDENHKEDENTGKQETLKKDNGIPRIVLTFRTIDENTDHGKKTKISSCSSNLTLVPDELANCDQIGGVSVKIENSDENSDTVEKSDSDEGRTEEPVKQSKNREPEGNIEESKSPKEDTSVITENKNTVLNEKTKTDEPDTSTEPVEKVDQADSTVPVTRKRRTGRPRLRALSDHTEEPPGPKRSARRLCKETLKSTVLESAMARKEKSNYTEENLQFKKQRKYNKPGRPKKVIQGKDQNKQLQAKPPDIRQEIESSISDGNITISEVNSTLEYSRNSTISENIVNETVLDESQNFSSDFDGMPKLSPMIKSSDSQAKLGNSIGNSTNDDISLADIEKPFLKPAAGRPKRERGRPRGSQAARKIAKVDSFEDGSVSIAETGKNNDYPEGNISKFLDMRNYHKRSDFINLYITLEGIVPAKRTRRSMVPSPSPAEGQAAKPESTAIISETYGQSMLCLCQVRSQLYVTITGSGAPLYCTAIDSIDNRLVGCCNEVDSNDVAMRRPSTRVPFIILCRMHKERLLRHNCCPSCGLFCSQGRFVQCINGHQYHRECEIYPNKKGVCPHCGNETTAYDVMVTMSGLRKPVFIPTRKKFSKLPSAKMSLPGKGDNTKLAERPPSPLIQADIIKIPEPSVNTERPERYTIMSLYTSVKNGDLEKLVNVLACGYNANHTFRDYAHRTGLHIAADKGHLSCVHVLVQAGAQLDVMDRNQLTPLMLAASKGKADVVKYLIRIGADVTLKGEDGMTALHMAAKSGHLEVCRIILTECKAPRTLVDSVDDGGWTSLIWACEFCHTDVARFLLDKKCDPLIRDAEQNIALHWSAFSGSSEITEMLLNEGCDVNAVNVHGDTPLHIAARQDQYAVSVLLLARGAKIGEVNAAGETAVNCCTNDGDTMSALRLNAKVNELSEHMWEKTIKILTNDISRGKEANPIQCVNGYDSEDKPTDFLYVTENCFTSNINVDRTITSLQSCRCEDNCSSEKCLCGNISLRCWYDEEGKLIPEFNYADPPMLFECNPACDCNRITCNNRVVQHGLTQRFQLFRTKGKGWGLRTLRHIPKGSYVCEYVGEIISDSEADHREDDSYLFDLDNRDGETYCIDARRYGNIARFINHSCAPNLLPVRVFVEHQDLHFPRIAFFANRDIEADEELGFDYGEKFWIIKCKSFTCTCGAENCRYSEKTIQVTLDNYRRKIQQEEMLAAQ from the exons ATGTCGGAGGATAAAAGCAAGGAAGATGCCACGATGGAGGGTTGTCAAGAAGGGGGCGAAGAGGATGATATGGCTGCCGAGAGGGTCGAAGATAAGGTCAGTATCCAACAGATCCTCGAGGGTATGACGAATGAATTTAACAAAAATGTGAGTCCCGTAAAAAGTACAGAAATTAACCGATCAGAGAAGTCAGATCACAAGGAGATCGAAAAACCGGTGATGCCTCTTGACGAAATGCCACCAGATGAGAAAGAAATTGCTGGAACAAAGGATGAAGAAGATGTTCCAATGAAACAGAATGCCGCGGAATCAACGTTGACGGATGAAAATCataaagaagatgaaaatactGGGAAACAGGAAACTTTGAAGAAGGATAACGGAATTCCGCGTATTGTCCTTACATTCAGGACAATTGACGAAAATACTGATCACGGTAAAAAAACCAAGATATCAAGTTGCTCTTCCAACCTTACTTTAGTTCCTGATGAATTAGCAAATTGTGATCAAATTGGTGGTGTTTCTGTCAAGATTGAAAATTCAGATGAAAATTCTGACACTGTTGAAAAATCAGATTCAGATGAAGGTAGAACGGAAGAACCGGTCAAACAATCTAAAAACAGAGAACCAGAAGGAAATATAGAGGAATCAAAATCACCAAAGGAAGATACCAGTGTaataacagaaaataaaaatactgtTCTTAATGAAAAAACAAAGACTGATGAACCAGATACTTCAACAGAACCTGTAGAAAAAGTGGATCAAGCAGACAGTACAGTCCCAGTTACTAGGAAAAGAAGAACAGGACGACCTAGATTAAGAGCACTTAG TGATCATACTGAAGAACCTCCAGGTCCTAAACGTTCAGCTCGACGATTATGTAAAGAAACATTGAAGAGTACTGTGCTAGAAAGTGCAATggcaagaaaagaaaaatctaattatacagaagaaaatttacaatttaaaaaacaaaggaaatatAACAAACCAGGGAGACCTAAGAAGGTGATACAGGGGAAAGATCAAAATAAACAGTTGCAAGCTAAACCGCCTGACATACGTCAGGAAATAGAGTCTTCTATTTCAGATGGAAATATCACTATTTCTGAGGTAAACTCAACGTTAGAATATTCTAGAAATTCTACCATATcagaaaatattgtaaatgaAACAGTGCTGGATGAGTCACAAAATTTTTCATCCGACTTTGATGGTATGCCGAAATTGTCTCCTATGATAAAAAGCTCAGACTCACAAGCAAAGCTAGGGAACTCAATTGGCAATTCCACAAATGATGACATATCTTTAGCAGATATTGAAAAGCCATTTTTAAAGCCAGCTGCTGGTAGGCCCAAACGAGAAAGGGGAAGGCCTAGAGGAAGTCAAGCTGCGAGGAAAATAGCTAAAGTAGATTCATTTGAag ATGGATCTGTATCAATTGCAGAAACAGGCAAAAACAACGATTATCCCGAAggtaatatttcaaaatttcttgATATGCGTAATTATCATAAAAGAAgtgattttattaatttgtatataacTCTAGAAGGCATAGTACCTGCTAAAAGAACAAGGAGAAGTATGGTTCCAAGTCCAAGTCCTGCAGAGGGACAAGCTGCGAAGCCAGAATCAACAGCGATTATAAGTGAA ACATATGGTCAATCAATGTTATGTTTATGTCAAGTAAGGTCTCAACTATATGTGACAATCACTGGTTCTGGGGCACCATTATATTGTACTGCGATAGATTCGATCGATAATAGATTGGTAGGTTGTTGTAATGAAGTTGATAGCAATGATGTAGCAATGAGAAGGCCGAGTACACGTGTtccttttatcattttatgtCGAATGCACAAAGAAAGACTTTTAAGACATAATTGTTGTCCTTCTTGTGGGCTGTTTTGTTCACAAGGAAGGTTTGTACAATGTATTAATGGTCATCAATATCATCGTGAATGTGAAATTTATCCAAATAAAAAGGGTGTTTGTCCTCATTGTGGAAATGAAACTACAGCATATGATGTAATGGTGACCATGAGTGGCTTAAGAAAACCTGTATTCATTCCGACCCGAAAGAAGTTCTCAAAACTGCCTTCTGCAAAAATGAGTTTACCAGGGAAAGGTGATAACACAAAGTTGGCAGAGCGTCCTCCTAGTCCTCTAATTCAAGCAGATATTATTAAGATACCTGAGCCATCTGTTAATACCGAGAGGCCGGAACGTTATACTATCATGAGCCTTTACACATCTGTAAAGAATGGAGATTTGGAAAAACTGGTTAACGTTTTAG CGTGTGGATACAATGCAAATCATACATTCCGGGATTATGCTCATCGGACTGGTCTTCACATAGCCGCGGATAAAGGTCACTTGTCTTGTGTACATGTTTTGGTACAAGCTGGCGCTCAATTAGACGTGATGGATAGAAATCAGTTGACACCTTTGATGTTAGCCGCTAGTAAGGGTAAAGCTGATGTGGTAAAATACTTAATAAGGATAGGTGCTGATGTTACATTGAAAGGAGAAGATGGTATGACTGCTTTACACATGGCTGCTAAATCTGGTCATTTAGAAGtgtgtagaataattttgACAGAATGCAAAGCACCAAGAACATTAGTag ATTCAGTGGATGATGGTGGATGGACTAGTTTAATTTGGGCTTGTGAGTTTTGTCATACCGATGTCGCGCGATTTTTGTTGGATAAGAAGTGCGATCCTTTAATTCGAGATGCAGAACAAAACATAGCGTTACATTGGAGTGCTTTTAGCGGAAGTTCAGAAATTACAGAAATGCTACTTAACGAAGGGTGTGACGTGAACGCTGTCAACGTTCATGGGGACACACCTTT GCATATAGCTGCAAGGCAAGATCAGTATGCAGTTAGTGTTCTTTTATTAGCTCGTGGTGCTAAAATAGGAGAAGTTAATGCTGCAGGGGAAACTGCAGTAAATTGTTGTACAAATGATGGTGATACTATGTCTGCTTTAAGATTAAATGCCAAAGTCAATGAACTTTCTGAACACATGTGGGaaaaaacaatcaaaatattaacTAA tgATATTTCACGTGGTAAAGAAGCGAATCCGATACAATGTGTCAATGGATACGATTCCGAAGATAAGCCAACAGATTTTCTTTACGTGACTGAAAATTGCTTTACCAGCAATATAAATGTTGATCGTACGATAACGTCCTTACAATCTTGTCGATGCGAAGATAATTGTAGTTCAGAGAAGTGTTTATGTGGGAATATAAGTTTAAGATGTTGGTACGATGAGGAAGGAAAATTGATTCCTGAATTTAATTATGCAG ATCCTCCAATGTTGTTTGAGTGCAATCCAGCGTGTGATTGTAATCGCATAACGTGCAATAACCGCGTTGTTCAGCATGGATTAACGCAAAGgtttcaattatttcgaacgaaaggTAAAGGATGGGGACTTAGAACGCTACGGCACATTCCTAAAGGTTCCTATGTATGTGAATATGTGGGCGAGATTATTTCGGATTCTGAGGCAGATCATCGAGAAGACGATTCTTATCTATTCGATTTAGATAATAGA GATGGAGAAACATATTGTATCGATGCGAGACGGTATGGAAACATTGCTCGCTTTATAAATCATTCTTGCGCACCCAATCTCTTGCCAGTGCGAGTGTTTGTTGAGCATCAGGATTTGCATTTTCCTAGGATAGCATTTTTTGCGAATCGCGACATCGAGGCAGATGAAGAGCTCGG CTTCGATTATGGAGAGAAATTCTGGATAATAAAATGCAAGTCATTCACATGTACCTGTGGAGCCGAAAACTGCCGATATTCTGAGAAGACTATACAAGTTACTTTGGACAACTACCGCAGAAAAATACAGCAAGAAGAAATGCTGGCAGCTCAATAA
- the LOC126865231 gene encoding histone-lysine N-methyltransferase EHMT2 isoform X2, with protein sequence MSEDKSKEDATMEGCQEGGEEDDMAAERVEDKVSIQQILEGMTNEFNKNVSPVKSTEINRSEKSDHKEIEKPVMPLDEMPPDEKEIAGTKDEEDVPMKQNAAESTLTDENHKEDENTGKQETLKKDNGIPRIVLTFRTIDENTDHGKKTKISSCSSNLTLVPDELANCDQIGGVSVKIENSDENSDTVEKSDSDEGRTEEPVKQSKNREPEGNIEESKSPKEDTSVITENKNTVLNEKTKTDEPDTSTEPVEKVDQADSTVPVTRKRRTGRPRLRALSDHTEEPPGPKRSARRLCKETLKSTVLESAMARKEKSNYTEENLQFKKQRKYNKPGRPKKVIQGKDQNKQLQAKPPDIRQEIESSISDGNITISEVNSTLEYSRNSTISENIVNETVLDESQNFSSDFDGMPKLSPMIKSSDSQAKLGNSIGNSTNDDISLADIEKPFLKPAAGRPKRERGRPRGSQAARKIAKVDSFEDGSVSIAETGKNNDYPEEGIVPAKRTRRSMVPSPSPAEGQAAKPESTAIISETYGQSMLCLCQVRSQLYVTITGSGAPLYCTAIDSIDNRLVGCCNEVDSNDVAMRRPSTRVPFIILCRMHKERLLRHNCCPSCGLFCSQGRFVQCINGHQYHRECEIYPNKKGVCPHCGNETTAYDVMVTMSGLRKPVFIPTRKKFSKLPSAKMSLPGKGDNTKLAERPPSPLIQADIIKIPEPSVNTERPERYTIMSLYTSVKNGDLEKLVNVLACGYNANHTFRDYAHRTGLHIAADKGHLSCVHVLVQAGAQLDVMDRNQLTPLMLAASKGKADVVKYLIRIGADVTLKGEDGMTALHMAAKSGHLEVCRIILTECKAPRTLVDSVDDGGWTSLIWACEFCHTDVARFLLDKKCDPLIRDAEQNIALHWSAFSGSSEITEMLLNEGCDVNAVNVHGDTPLHIAARQDQYAVSVLLLARGAKIGEVNAAGETAVNCCTNDGDTMSALRLNAKVNELSEHMWEKTIKILTNDISRGKEANPIQCVNGYDSEDKPTDFLYVTENCFTSNINVDRTITSLQSCRCEDNCSSEKCLCGNISLRCWYDEEGKLIPEFNYADPPMLFECNPACDCNRITCNNRVVQHGLTQRFQLFRTKGKGWGLRTLRHIPKGSYVCEYVGEIISDSEADHREDDSYLFDLDNRDGETYCIDARRYGNIARFINHSCAPNLLPVRVFVEHQDLHFPRIAFFANRDIEADEELGFDYGEKFWIIKCKSFTCTCGAENCRYSEKTIQVTLDNYRRKIQQEEMLAAQ encoded by the exons ATGTCGGAGGATAAAAGCAAGGAAGATGCCACGATGGAGGGTTGTCAAGAAGGGGGCGAAGAGGATGATATGGCTGCCGAGAGGGTCGAAGATAAGGTCAGTATCCAACAGATCCTCGAGGGTATGACGAATGAATTTAACAAAAATGTGAGTCCCGTAAAAAGTACAGAAATTAACCGATCAGAGAAGTCAGATCACAAGGAGATCGAAAAACCGGTGATGCCTCTTGACGAAATGCCACCAGATGAGAAAGAAATTGCTGGAACAAAGGATGAAGAAGATGTTCCAATGAAACAGAATGCCGCGGAATCAACGTTGACGGATGAAAATCataaagaagatgaaaatactGGGAAACAGGAAACTTTGAAGAAGGATAACGGAATTCCGCGTATTGTCCTTACATTCAGGACAATTGACGAAAATACTGATCACGGTAAAAAAACCAAGATATCAAGTTGCTCTTCCAACCTTACTTTAGTTCCTGATGAATTAGCAAATTGTGATCAAATTGGTGGTGTTTCTGTCAAGATTGAAAATTCAGATGAAAATTCTGACACTGTTGAAAAATCAGATTCAGATGAAGGTAGAACGGAAGAACCGGTCAAACAATCTAAAAACAGAGAACCAGAAGGAAATATAGAGGAATCAAAATCACCAAAGGAAGATACCAGTGTaataacagaaaataaaaatactgtTCTTAATGAAAAAACAAAGACTGATGAACCAGATACTTCAACAGAACCTGTAGAAAAAGTGGATCAAGCAGACAGTACAGTCCCAGTTACTAGGAAAAGAAGAACAGGACGACCTAGATTAAGAGCACTTAG TGATCATACTGAAGAACCTCCAGGTCCTAAACGTTCAGCTCGACGATTATGTAAAGAAACATTGAAGAGTACTGTGCTAGAAAGTGCAATggcaagaaaagaaaaatctaattatacagaagaaaatttacaatttaaaaaacaaaggaaatatAACAAACCAGGGAGACCTAAGAAGGTGATACAGGGGAAAGATCAAAATAAACAGTTGCAAGCTAAACCGCCTGACATACGTCAGGAAATAGAGTCTTCTATTTCAGATGGAAATATCACTATTTCTGAGGTAAACTCAACGTTAGAATATTCTAGAAATTCTACCATATcagaaaatattgtaaatgaAACAGTGCTGGATGAGTCACAAAATTTTTCATCCGACTTTGATGGTATGCCGAAATTGTCTCCTATGATAAAAAGCTCAGACTCACAAGCAAAGCTAGGGAACTCAATTGGCAATTCCACAAATGATGACATATCTTTAGCAGATATTGAAAAGCCATTTTTAAAGCCAGCTGCTGGTAGGCCCAAACGAGAAAGGGGAAGGCCTAGAGGAAGTCAAGCTGCGAGGAAAATAGCTAAAGTAGATTCATTTGAag ATGGATCTGTATCAATTGCAGAAACAGGCAAAAACAACGATTATCCCGAAg AAGGCATAGTACCTGCTAAAAGAACAAGGAGAAGTATGGTTCCAAGTCCAAGTCCTGCAGAGGGACAAGCTGCGAAGCCAGAATCAACAGCGATTATAAGTGAA ACATATGGTCAATCAATGTTATGTTTATGTCAAGTAAGGTCTCAACTATATGTGACAATCACTGGTTCTGGGGCACCATTATATTGTACTGCGATAGATTCGATCGATAATAGATTGGTAGGTTGTTGTAATGAAGTTGATAGCAATGATGTAGCAATGAGAAGGCCGAGTACACGTGTtccttttatcattttatgtCGAATGCACAAAGAAAGACTTTTAAGACATAATTGTTGTCCTTCTTGTGGGCTGTTTTGTTCACAAGGAAGGTTTGTACAATGTATTAATGGTCATCAATATCATCGTGAATGTGAAATTTATCCAAATAAAAAGGGTGTTTGTCCTCATTGTGGAAATGAAACTACAGCATATGATGTAATGGTGACCATGAGTGGCTTAAGAAAACCTGTATTCATTCCGACCCGAAAGAAGTTCTCAAAACTGCCTTCTGCAAAAATGAGTTTACCAGGGAAAGGTGATAACACAAAGTTGGCAGAGCGTCCTCCTAGTCCTCTAATTCAAGCAGATATTATTAAGATACCTGAGCCATCTGTTAATACCGAGAGGCCGGAACGTTATACTATCATGAGCCTTTACACATCTGTAAAGAATGGAGATTTGGAAAAACTGGTTAACGTTTTAG CGTGTGGATACAATGCAAATCATACATTCCGGGATTATGCTCATCGGACTGGTCTTCACATAGCCGCGGATAAAGGTCACTTGTCTTGTGTACATGTTTTGGTACAAGCTGGCGCTCAATTAGACGTGATGGATAGAAATCAGTTGACACCTTTGATGTTAGCCGCTAGTAAGGGTAAAGCTGATGTGGTAAAATACTTAATAAGGATAGGTGCTGATGTTACATTGAAAGGAGAAGATGGTATGACTGCTTTACACATGGCTGCTAAATCTGGTCATTTAGAAGtgtgtagaataattttgACAGAATGCAAAGCACCAAGAACATTAGTag ATTCAGTGGATGATGGTGGATGGACTAGTTTAATTTGGGCTTGTGAGTTTTGTCATACCGATGTCGCGCGATTTTTGTTGGATAAGAAGTGCGATCCTTTAATTCGAGATGCAGAACAAAACATAGCGTTACATTGGAGTGCTTTTAGCGGAAGTTCAGAAATTACAGAAATGCTACTTAACGAAGGGTGTGACGTGAACGCTGTCAACGTTCATGGGGACACACCTTT GCATATAGCTGCAAGGCAAGATCAGTATGCAGTTAGTGTTCTTTTATTAGCTCGTGGTGCTAAAATAGGAGAAGTTAATGCTGCAGGGGAAACTGCAGTAAATTGTTGTACAAATGATGGTGATACTATGTCTGCTTTAAGATTAAATGCCAAAGTCAATGAACTTTCTGAACACATGTGGGaaaaaacaatcaaaatattaacTAA tgATATTTCACGTGGTAAAGAAGCGAATCCGATACAATGTGTCAATGGATACGATTCCGAAGATAAGCCAACAGATTTTCTTTACGTGACTGAAAATTGCTTTACCAGCAATATAAATGTTGATCGTACGATAACGTCCTTACAATCTTGTCGATGCGAAGATAATTGTAGTTCAGAGAAGTGTTTATGTGGGAATATAAGTTTAAGATGTTGGTACGATGAGGAAGGAAAATTGATTCCTGAATTTAATTATGCAG ATCCTCCAATGTTGTTTGAGTGCAATCCAGCGTGTGATTGTAATCGCATAACGTGCAATAACCGCGTTGTTCAGCATGGATTAACGCAAAGgtttcaattatttcgaacgaaaggTAAAGGATGGGGACTTAGAACGCTACGGCACATTCCTAAAGGTTCCTATGTATGTGAATATGTGGGCGAGATTATTTCGGATTCTGAGGCAGATCATCGAGAAGACGATTCTTATCTATTCGATTTAGATAATAGA GATGGAGAAACATATTGTATCGATGCGAGACGGTATGGAAACATTGCTCGCTTTATAAATCATTCTTGCGCACCCAATCTCTTGCCAGTGCGAGTGTTTGTTGAGCATCAGGATTTGCATTTTCCTAGGATAGCATTTTTTGCGAATCGCGACATCGAGGCAGATGAAGAGCTCGG CTTCGATTATGGAGAGAAATTCTGGATAATAAAATGCAAGTCATTCACATGTACCTGTGGAGCCGAAAACTGCCGATATTCTGAGAAGACTATACAAGTTACTTTGGACAACTACCGCAGAAAAATACAGCAAGAAGAAATGCTGGCAGCTCAATAA